The following are encoded in a window of Ricinus communis isolate WT05 ecotype wild-type chromosome 4, ASM1957865v1, whole genome shotgun sequence genomic DNA:
- the LOC8275473 gene encoding calcium-dependent mitochondrial ATP-magnesium/phosphate carrier protein 2 produces the protein MSGAGHAVDHRVGLPEMEKNQNPNPNRSGCCNPVKKPGPITMDHVLLALRETKEERDLRLRSLFNFFDAKNIGYLDYAQIEVGLSALQIPGEYKYAKDLLKVCDANRDGRVDYQEFRRYMDDKELELYRIFQAIDVEHNGCILPEELWDALVKAGIEIDDEELARFVEHVDKDNNGIITFEEWRDFLLLYPHEATIENIYHHWERVCLVDIGEQAVIPEGISKHVHRSKYFIAGGIAGAASRTATAPLDRLKVVLQVQTEDARLVPAIKKIWKKDGGFLGFFRGNGLNVVKVAPESAIKFYAYELLKNVIVDINGGDKDVIGPGERLLAGGMAGAVAQTAIYPLDLVKTRLQTHPCEGGKVPKVGALTRDILVQEGPRAFYKGLVPSLLGIIPYAGIDLAAYETLKDMSKTYFLRDTEPGPLVQLGCGMFSGALGATCVYPLQVIRTRMQAQHYNSAAAYKGMSDVFWRTLQNEGYKGFYKGLFPNLLKVVPAASITYLVYEAMKKSLDL, from the exons ATGTCCGGAGCGGGTCACGCCGTGGACCACCGTGTAGGTTTGCCGGAAATGGAGAAGAACCAGAATCCGAATCCGAACCGCTCCGGCTGTTGCAACCCGGTTAAGAAACCCGGTCCGATAACAATGGATCATGTGTTATTAGCATTGCGAGAgacaaaagaagagagagattTGAGGTTAAGGagtttgtttaatttttttgatgcCAAAAATATTGGTTATTTGGACTATGCGCAGATCGAGGTGGGTTTATCGGCGTTGCAGATTCCTGGGGAGTATAAGTATGCCAAGGACTTATTGAAGGTTTGTGATGCTAATAGAGATGGAAGGGTTGATTATCAGGAGTTCAGGAGGTATATGGATGATAAAGAGCTCGAGTTGTACAGGATATTTCAGGCTATTGATGTTGAACATAATGGATGCATTTTGCCTGAAGAGTTGTGGGATGCTCTTGTTAAGGCTG GGATTGAAATTGACGATGAGGAGCTTGCACGCTTTGTAGAGCATGTTGATAAGGATAATAATGGAATTATAACTTTTGAAGAATGGAGAGATTTTCTTTTGCTCTATCCACATGAAGCTACAATTGAGAATATATACCATCATTGGGAAAGGGTATGCCTTGTAGATATTGGAGAACAAGCTGTCATTCCAGAAGGCATCAGTAAGCATGTTCATAggagtaaatattttatcgCAGGGGGAATAGCAGGAGCTGCTTCTCGCACTGCAACTGCTCCTCTTGACCGCCTAAAGGTGGTTTTGCAAGTTCAGACAGAAGACGCGCGTCTTGTTCCTGCTATAAAGAAGATATGGAAAAAAGATGGTGGTTTCTTGGGCTTCTTCCGTGGTAATGGGTTAAATGTCGTGAAGGTAGCACCTGAAAGTGCTATTAAGTTTTATGCTTATGAACTGTTAAAGAATGTCATTGTAGATATTAATGGGGGAGACAAAGATGTTATAGGTCCTGGTGAGAGACTTTTGGCTGGTGGTATGGCTGGTGCAGTGGCACAAACTGCCATTTACCCTTTAGATCTCGTGAAAACTCGATTGCAAACTCACCCTTGTGAAGGTGGAAAGGTTCCAAAAGTGGGAGCACTAACAAGGGATATATTGGTTCAGGAAGGACCTCGGGCATTTTATAAAGGTCTTGTGCCATCTCTTCTTGGGATTATACCTTATGCTGGCATTGATCTTGCTGCCTATGAGACGCTGAAAGATATGTCAAAGACATATTTTCTGCGAGATACTG AACCGGGTCCTCTTGTGCAATTGGGTTGCGGGATGTTCTCAGGAGCCCTCGGAGCAACATGTGTTTACCCTTTGCAGGTTATCAGAACCAG AATGCAAGCTCAACATTATAATTCTGCTGCTGCTTATAAGGGGATGTCTGATGTATTTTGGAGAACACTCCAGAATGAAGGTTATAAGGGTTTCTACAAAGGATTATTTCCAAACCTTCTCAAGGTTGTGCCAGCTGCAAGCATAACATATTTGGTTTATGAAGCCATGAAAAAGAGTCTAGATCTATGA
- the LOC8275471 gene encoding pentatricopeptide repeat-containing protein At5g61800 isoform X1 — MRLEGGQSGRDNTLMIITSHSQIYNLSHSIYTLIRQCKTINQLYQVHAQAFTKGLSLTACSSPQILTKILYALTTIPTPKSSFSLLHYAVSTFDNIQNPSTFCYNVIIRLHTLHSSALSALHFFLQMRRFSVPPDFHSYPFALKACAHLRVLSLAQCLHSQVFKFGFVSDLYVINSLIHVYSLFDCLNHACQVFDESSDRDVVSYNALVDGFVKAGEFVKAREIFDLMPMRDSVSWGSLIAGYAQGSYCNEAIGLFDLMMGLKLEPDNIALVSALSACAQLGELEKGKQIHDYIKKNRIQADSFLSTGLVDFYAKSGCIDTAIKVFELSPDKSLITWNAMLIGIAMHGNSHLLLNYFSRMMEAGIKPDGISFLGVLVGCSHGGLVDEAKKLFDEMESIYGVCRELKHYGCMADLLARAGLIKEAVELTKGLPMGGDIFVWSGLLGGCRIHGNIEIAEQAAKQVMELKPEDGGVYSILANVYANADRWEDVVKIRRSMSSNRAVKKNAGRSSIQLGGLTHEFLAGESLHAQSSEIYMVLDGIREHQSEGSY, encoded by the coding sequence ATGAGACTGGAAGGTGGACAGTCGGGCAGAGATAACACTCTAATGATAATCACCAgtcactcacaaatatataatcTTTCACATTCAATTTACACTCTCATCAGGCAATGCAAAACGATCAACCAACTCTACCAAGTCCATGCCCAGGCTTTCACAAAAGGTCTCTCTCTTACCGCTTGTTCTTCTCCTCAAATTTTAACCAAAATCCTCTACGCTCTCACCACCATACCCACCCCAAAGTCATCCTTCTCTCTACTGCACTATGCGGTCTCTACATTCGATAATATCCAAAACCCATCGACCTTTTGCTACAATGTTATCATTAGACTCCACACTCTCCATTCCTCTGCGCTCTCTGCCCTCCATTTCTTCCTCCAAATGCGCCGCTTCTCTGTCCCACCTGACTTCCACTCTTACCCATTTGCGCTAAAAGCTTGTGCGCATCTTCGCGTTCTTTCATTGGCTCAATGTCTTCATTCTCAAGTTTTCAAATTTGGGTTTGTGTCTGATTTGTACGTAATCAATTCCCTCATTCATGTGTACTCTTTATTTGATTGCTTAAATCATGCTTGTCAGGTGTTTGATGAAAGTTCTGACAGAGATGTGGTTTCTTATAATGCTTTGGTCGATGGGTTTGTTAAAGCTGGTGAGTTTGTAAAGGCAAGGGAGATTTTCGATCTGATGCCTATGAGAGATTCTGTGTCTTGGGGTAGTCTTATCGCTGGGTACGCACAGGGAAGCTATTGCAATGAAGCAATTGGACTGTTTGATCTTATGATGGGTTTAAAACTTGAACCTGATAATATTGCATTAGTGTCTGCTCTTTCTGCTTGTGCACAATTGGGTGAATTGGAAAAGGGGAAGCAAATTcatgattatattaaaaagaacaGGATTCAAGCTGATTCCTTTCTGTCAACTGGGCTGGTTGATTTTTATGCAAAGTCTGGGTGCATTGACACGGCTATAAAAGTTTTTGAATTAAGCCCTGATAAGAGTTTGATTACATGGAATGCCATGCTTATTGGCATTGCAATGCACGGTAATagtcatttattattaaattacttctCAAGAATGATGGAGGCCGGGATTAAACCTGATGGGATTAGTTTTTTAGGAGTTTTAGTAGGATGTAGCCATGGGGGTCTTGTAGATGAAGCAAAGAAGCTTTTTGATGAGATGGAATCTATTTATGGCGTTTGTCGAGAGCTCAAACACTATGGGTGCATGGCTGACTTACTAGCACGAGCAGGATTGATTAAAGAAGCAGTAGAGTTGACAAAGGGCTTGCCTATGGGTGGTGATATATTTGTATGGAGTGGTTTGCTAGGAGGGTGTAGGATACATGGGAATATTGAAATCGCAGAGCAGGCAGCAAAGCAGGTGATGGAGTTGAAACCTGAAGACGGTGGGGTTTATTCaatcctggctaatgtttatgcCAATGCAGATCGATGGGAAGATGTAGTAAAGATTAGGAGATCAATGAGTAGCAATAGGGCGGTGAAGAAGAATGCTGGTCGTAGCTCGATTCAATTGGGTGGTCTTACGCATGAATTTCTTGCAGGAGAGAGCTTGCATGCACAAAGTAGTGAGATATATATGGTTTTGGATGGAATCAGAGAACATCAATCTGAGGGGTCGTATTAA
- the LOC8275471 gene encoding pentatricopeptide repeat-containing protein At5g61800 isoform X2 has product MSSFSSFQIWVFDESSDRDVVSYNALVDGFVKAGEFVKAREIFDLMPMRDSVSWGSLIAGYAQGSYCNEAIGLFDLMMGLKLEPDNIALVSALSACAQLGELEKGKQIHDYIKKNRIQADSFLSTGLVDFYAKSGCIDTAIKVFELSPDKSLITWNAMLIGIAMHGNSHLLLNYFSRMMEAGIKPDGISFLGVLVGCSHGGLVDEAKKLFDEMESIYGVCRELKHYGCMADLLARAGLIKEAVELTKGLPMGGDIFVWSGLLGGCRIHGNIEIAEQAAKQVMELKPEDGGVYSILANVYANADRWEDVVKIRRSMSSNRAVKKNAGRSSIQLGGLTHEFLAGESLHAQSSEIYMVLDGIREHQSEGSY; this is encoded by the exons ATGTCTTCATTCTCAAGTTTTCAAATTTGG GTGTTTGATGAAAGTTCTGACAGAGATGTGGTTTCTTATAATGCTTTGGTCGATGGGTTTGTTAAAGCTGGTGAGTTTGTAAAGGCAAGGGAGATTTTCGATCTGATGCCTATGAGAGATTCTGTGTCTTGGGGTAGTCTTATCGCTGGGTACGCACAGGGAAGCTATTGCAATGAAGCAATTGGACTGTTTGATCTTATGATGGGTTTAAAACTTGAACCTGATAATATTGCATTAGTGTCTGCTCTTTCTGCTTGTGCACAATTGGGTGAATTGGAAAAGGGGAAGCAAATTcatgattatattaaaaagaacaGGATTCAAGCTGATTCCTTTCTGTCAACTGGGCTGGTTGATTTTTATGCAAAGTCTGGGTGCATTGACACGGCTATAAAAGTTTTTGAATTAAGCCCTGATAAGAGTTTGATTACATGGAATGCCATGCTTATTGGCATTGCAATGCACGGTAATagtcatttattattaaattacttctCAAGAATGATGGAGGCCGGGATTAAACCTGATGGGATTAGTTTTTTAGGAGTTTTAGTAGGATGTAGCCATGGGGGTCTTGTAGATGAAGCAAAGAAGCTTTTTGATGAGATGGAATCTATTTATGGCGTTTGTCGAGAGCTCAAACACTATGGGTGCATGGCTGACTTACTAGCACGAGCAGGATTGATTAAAGAAGCAGTAGAGTTGACAAAGGGCTTGCCTATGGGTGGTGATATATTTGTATGGAGTGGTTTGCTAGGAGGGTGTAGGATACATGGGAATATTGAAATCGCAGAGCAGGCAGCAAAGCAGGTGATGGAGTTGAAACCTGAAGACGGTGGGGTTTATTCaatcctggctaatgtttatgcCAATGCAGATCGATGGGAAGATGTAGTAAAGATTAGGAGATCAATGAGTAGCAATAGGGCGGTGAAGAAGAATGCTGGTCGTAGCTCGATTCAATTGGGTGGTCTTACGCATGAATTTCTTGCAGGAGAGAGCTTGCATGCACAAAGTAGTGAGATATATATGGTTTTGGATGGAATCAGAGAACATCAATCTGAGGGGTCGTATTAA
- the LOC8275470 gene encoding uncharacterized protein LOC8275470 — protein sequence MAFRSTGYWKQMVNRLRGNATYGTSTSPKMKAYAPAADDFGNVLREERSKSKMGQKGDYVPVYVALGLIALSTMLGLHTAKQQLLYSPSVRVKKKLRETIPEVVCPEKVVDEAHKFVAKSFLRKAAHIQEFDSALQSLPDIYANPPRAETLKSIGIDPKLD from the exons ATGGCCTTCAGGTCAACT GGTTATTGGAAGCAGATGGTAAATCGCTTAAGAGGAAACGCAACATATGGGACATCAACCTCACCAAAAATGAAAGCATATGCCCCCGCAGCTGATGATTTCGGGAATGTTCTTCGCGAAGAGCGGAGTAAGAGCAAGATGGGACAGAAGGGTGATTATGTGCCAGTATATGTAGCACTTGGCTTGATAGCTTTATCTACCATGTTAGGACTACACACTGCAAAACAGCAGCTGCTGTACTCACCATCTGTGCGAGTCAAGAAAAAGTTGAGAGAAACAATTCCTGAAGTTGTCTGTCCAGAGAAAGTGGTGGATGAGGCTCATAAATTTGTTGCGAAATCTTTCTTGAGGAAAGCAGCCCATATTCAAGAGTTTGACAGTGCACTTCAGTCCCTGCCTGATATTTATGCTAACCCACCTAGAGCAGAGACTCTGAAGTCCATTGGAATAGATCCCAAGTTGGACTAA
- the LOC8277423 gene encoding uncharacterized protein LOC8277423 — protein sequence MALRSIVSRLRGTATFATSSSPKLKAYAPTADFGYHDHPQEKRTKKTVKGDYVPVYVAVGMIALSLSLGLFTAKQQIMHCPNVRVKKKGEGVAEVEDPDQVVNEADKFIKKSFFRKVAHIQEFDSGLQSFPDHIQRDAFAHDNPRVESLKSVGIDPKLH from the coding sequence ATGGCTTTAAGATCAATAGTGAGTCGGTTAAGAGGAACAGCAACATTTGCAACTTCGAGCTCTCCAAAACTGAAGGCTTATGCTCCAACAGCCGATTTTGGTTATCATGATCATCCCCAAGAAAAGCGTACAAAGAAGACAGTGAAAGGCGATTATGTGCCAGTTTACGTAGCTGTGGGGATGATAGCTTTATCTTTATCACTGGGTCTATTCACTGCAAAACAACAGATAATGCACTGTCCTAATGTGCGAGTGAAGAAGAAGGGGGAGGGTGTAGCAGAAGTGGAGGACCCTGATCAAGTAGTAAATGAAGCTGATAAATTTATCAAGAAATCTTTCTTTAGGAAAGTTGCTCATATTCAGGAGTTTGATAGCGGTCTTCAATCTTTCCCTGATCATATTCAAAGAGATGCTTTCGCTCATGACAATCCCCGCGTTGAGAGTCTGAAGTCCGTTGGGATCGATCCCAAGCTGCActga